One Proteiniborus ethanoligenes genomic window carries:
- a CDS encoding aminopeptidase, producing the protein MGEKSEGKILQEKLVHNWKNTWQVLSDDEIKDVFHFGEEYKLFLDKCKTERESADEIIRYAKEKGYISLNEIIENKNQIVPGMKIYAENKNKAVALFVMGKEKLEKGMNIVGSHIDAPRIDLKQFPLYEDSELALLKTHYYGGIKKYQWVALPLALHGVLINKKGEKVNVVIGEDENDPVFFITDLLPHLAKDQMAKKMDEGITGEGLNILFGSIPYKEKDLSDKVKLNILNILNEKYGMVEEDFTSAEFEIVPAGKAKDVGIDRSMVGGYGQDDRACAFTSLKAILNVDNPSRTAVALFVDKEEIGSVGNTGMESMFFENVVSELIALSEENYNELIVKRALANSKVLSGDTLAGFDPNYPEVLDKRNSPFIGKGITLVKYTGVRGKGGSNDANSEYLGEIRKLFNDNNIVWQMGELGKVDQGGGGTIAYILARYGMEVVDCGVPLLSVHAPYEISSKADIYMTYKGYKVFFEA; encoded by the coding sequence ATGGGAGAAAAATCAGAGGGCAAAATATTGCAGGAAAAGCTAGTACATAACTGGAAAAATACTTGGCAAGTACTGAGTGATGATGAAATAAAAGATGTATTCCATTTTGGAGAAGAATATAAGCTGTTTTTAGACAAATGTAAAACTGAAAGAGAATCAGCAGATGAAATTATAAGATATGCAAAAGAAAAAGGATATATCTCATTAAATGAAATAATCGAAAACAAAAACCAAATAGTGCCAGGGATGAAAATCTATGCTGAAAATAAAAACAAAGCAGTTGCACTATTTGTAATGGGAAAAGAAAAGCTAGAAAAAGGTATGAATATCGTTGGCTCTCATATTGATGCTCCAAGAATTGACCTAAAGCAATTTCCTCTTTATGAAGATTCAGAGCTTGCATTACTAAAAACCCATTATTATGGAGGCATTAAAAAATATCAATGGGTTGCATTACCTTTAGCTCTTCATGGTGTGCTCATTAATAAAAAGGGCGAAAAAGTCAATGTAGTTATTGGAGAAGACGAAAATGACCCTGTATTCTTTATTACAGATCTATTGCCTCATCTTGCAAAGGATCAAATGGCTAAAAAGATGGATGAAGGAATAACCGGAGAAGGACTTAATATTTTATTTGGAAGCATACCATATAAGGAAAAGGACTTAAGTGATAAGGTAAAGCTGAATATATTGAATATATTAAATGAAAAGTATGGGATGGTTGAGGAAGATTTCACATCTGCAGAATTTGAAATAGTTCCAGCAGGAAAAGCTAAAGATGTTGGGATAGACAGGAGCATGGTAGGTGGCTATGGGCAAGATGATAGAGCTTGTGCATTTACTTCTCTTAAAGCAATATTAAATGTAGATAATCCTAGTAGGACAGCAGTTGCATTATTTGTAGATAAAGAAGAAATAGGCAGCGTAGGGAATACTGGAATGGAATCTATGTTTTTCGAAAATGTAGTTTCAGAGCTTATAGCATTATCAGAGGAAAACTACAATGAGCTTATAGTAAAAAGAGCTCTAGCTAATTCAAAAGTACTATCTGGGGATACGTTAGCTGGTTTTGACCCTAATTACCCTGAGGTATTAGATAAAAGAAACTCTCCTTTTATAGGTAAAGGTATAACCTTAGTAAAATACACAGGCGTAAGAGGAAAAGGTGGTAGCAACGATGCAAATTCAGAATACCTAGGAGAAATAAGAAAGCTTTTTAATGATAATAATATTGTTTGGCAAATGGGAGAGCTTGGCAAGGTAGATCAAGGTGGCGGTGGAACTATAGCTTACATATTAGCTAGATATGGTATGGAGGTAGTAGACTGCGGAGTGCCTTTATTAAGTGTTCACGCACCTTATGAAATATCAAGCAAGGCAGATATATATATGACGTATAAGGGATATAAAGTATTTTTTGAAGCATAG
- the hutI gene encoding imidazolonepropionase: MKADIVIKNISQLVTMEGPDKPRIKEEMKNIGLIENGIVVIARDKIIYVGEGELPDDIESHEKTKIIDGRGKTVTPGLIDPHTHLVHGGSRENELPMKLNGMKYMDILKAGGGILSTVKATQNASFEELYKKAEKSLNIMLEFGVTTLEAKSGYGLDIETELKQLRVAKELNKNHPVDIVSTFMGAHAIPLEYKQNREEFVKIIINEMIPKVAEEKLAEFCDVFCEEGVFTIEETRRILNEAKEYGMYSKLHADEIEPIGGAELAAEIGAVSADHLVAASEQGMKMMAENGVIADLLPATSFNLGSGKYANARKMIELGVPVALSTDYNPGSSPTENLQLVMSFASIMLKMTPEEVFSAVTINSACSLKRENSIGSIKIGKKADIVIFDSPNINYIIYHFGINHVDKVIKNGEIVIERN; the protein is encoded by the coding sequence ATGAAGGCTGATATTGTAATAAAAAACATTTCTCAGTTAGTTACAATGGAAGGACCTGATAAACCTAGAATAAAAGAAGAAATGAAAAACATTGGATTAATAGAAAATGGCATAGTTGTCATAGCAAGAGATAAGATCATTTATGTTGGAGAAGGCGAACTACCAGATGATATAGAAAGTCATGAAAAAACAAAGATAATCGATGGCAGGGGAAAAACTGTTACTCCAGGCTTAATAGATCCTCATACACATTTAGTACACGGAGGCTCAAGAGAAAATGAATTGCCTATGAAGCTAAATGGGATGAAATATATGGACATATTGAAAGCAGGAGGAGGAATACTAAGTACAGTTAAGGCTACACAAAATGCTTCTTTTGAAGAGCTATACAAAAAAGCTGAAAAAAGCCTTAATATAATGCTTGAATTTGGAGTAACTACACTAGAAGCTAAAAGCGGGTATGGATTAGATATAGAAACTGAGCTTAAGCAGCTAAGAGTAGCAAAGGAGCTTAATAAAAACCACCCTGTAGATATTGTCTCTACATTTATGGGAGCTCATGCAATACCCCTAGAATATAAACAGAATAGAGAAGAATTTGTTAAGATAATAATAAATGAAATGATTCCAAAAGTAGCAGAAGAAAAATTGGCTGAATTTTGTGATGTGTTTTGCGAAGAAGGAGTATTTACAATAGAAGAAACAAGAAGAATATTGAATGAGGCCAAAGAATATGGTATGTATTCAAAGCTTCATGCAGATGAGATTGAACCTATAGGGGGAGCAGAACTGGCAGCAGAGATAGGTGCAGTATCTGCAGACCATCTAGTAGCAGCAAGTGAGCAAGGCATGAAAATGATGGCTGAAAATGGAGTTATTGCAGATCTACTACCTGCTACATCCTTTAATCTAGGCTCTGGGAAATACGCAAATGCAAGAAAAATGATAGAATTAGGAGTACCTGTTGCTCTTTCCACAGACTATAACCCAGGAAGTAGCCCAACTGAAAATTTACAACTGGTAATGTCCTTTGCTTCAATTATGTTGAAGATGACTCCAGAAGAAGTTTTTTCAGCAGTTACTATAAATAGTGCCTGCTCTCTTAAAAGAGAAAATAGCATAGGTAGCATAAAAATAGGCAAAAAAGCAGATATTGTTATTTTCGATTCGCCTAATATTAATTATATTATATATCATTTTGGAATAAATCATGTAGATAAAGTAATTAAAAATGGAGAAATAGTAATAGAGCGTAATTAG
- a CDS encoding DUF896 domain-containing protein, whose protein sequence is MLKMISKEKLDRINYLARKAKETGLSELEKEEQKFLRQEYLAIFRENFRKQLENIEVVDE, encoded by the coding sequence ATGCTTAAGATGATTTCAAAAGAAAAATTAGATAGAATAAACTACTTAGCAAGAAAAGCAAAGGAAACAGGACTTTCAGAATTAGAAAAAGAGGAACAAAAGTTTTTAAGACAGGAATACTTAGCTATTTTTAGAGAAAATTTTAGAAAGCAGCTTGAAAATATAGAAGTAGTTGATGAATAG
- a CDS encoding AAA family ATPase, whose translation MKSGLVVKLIEAHSSGSEEAFKNALNILADDEERKGNNSTASSLRNAYVYNKKRSIAYDDSPLSEMSFSVQNAIPMPKDKDSTLELLEILTPKVTLSDVALPEKTLQAVRQIVEEQKSVEKLIDRGIAPANRLLFCGPPGCGKTLTANALAGELQMPIAYVKLDGLVSSYLGQTGTNIRKIFDFVKNKRIMLFLDEFDAIAKKRDDSNELGELKRVVTTLLQNMDAMPSNVFLVAATNHHHLLDPAIWRRFNSSILLELPNTEQRIQIIERFCSEKLSEYDIDIKTLSILSEGMSGAEVQSFMQSLAKYCVLQNINKVVSQKEIAEIWLQQNTLFVSENSDDFMKALYKLKKNGISLRTLEDITGIPKSTLDYRFKKEGLNDEQ comes from the coding sequence ATGAAATCAGGTTTAGTAGTTAAATTGATAGAGGCTCATAGCTCTGGGAGTGAAGAGGCTTTTAAAAATGCATTAAATATTTTAGCAGATGATGAAGAAAGGAAAGGAAATAATTCCACGGCTTCGTCATTGAGAAACGCATATGTATATAATAAAAAACGTTCTATTGCTTATGATGATAGTCCGCTTTCGGAAATGTCTTTTTCTGTCCAAAATGCTATTCCGATGCCTAAAGATAAGGATAGCACATTGGAATTGTTAGAAATTCTAACCCCTAAAGTTACATTGTCAGATGTTGCGTTGCCTGAGAAAACATTACAAGCAGTTCGACAAATTGTAGAAGAGCAGAAATCTGTTGAAAAACTTATTGACAGAGGTATAGCTCCCGCAAACAGATTGTTATTCTGTGGACCTCCAGGTTGTGGAAAAACATTAACTGCCAATGCCTTAGCGGGGGAATTACAAATGCCAATTGCATACGTAAAGCTAGATGGCTTAGTTTCTTCTTATTTAGGGCAAACAGGAACAAACATAAGAAAAATCTTTGATTTTGTTAAGAATAAGAGAATTATGTTGTTTTTAGATGAGTTTGACGCTATTGCGAAGAAAAGAGATGACTCTAATGAGTTAGGAGAGCTCAAGAGAGTTGTGACGACTCTTTTGCAAAATATGGATGCTATGCCATCGAACGTTTTTTTAGTAGCTGCAACAAATCACCATCATCTTTTAGATCCAGCCATTTGGCGAAGATTTAATTCTTCAATACTGTTAGAACTACCAAATACGGAACAGAGAATTCAAATTATTGAACGATTTTGTTCTGAAAAATTATCTGAGTATGATATTGATATTAAGACTTTATCAATATTGTCTGAGGGCATGAGTGGTGCAGAAGTTCAGAGTTTTATGCAATCACTTGCAAAATATTGTGTATTGCAGAATATAAATAAGGTTGTTTCTCAAAAAGAAATTGCAGAAATATGGTTGCAACAAAACACACTTTTTGTTAGTGAGAATAGTGATGATTTTATGAAAGCACTATATAAACTTAAAAAAAATGGTATATCTTTAAGAACATTAGAAGATATAACAGGCATTCCAAAATCTACATTGGACTATCGTTTTAAAAAGGAGGGGTTAAATGATGAGCAATAA
- a CDS encoding selenium metabolism-associated LysR family transcriptional regulator, translated as MDFRQLETFIEVVNRKSFSKAAQKLYLTQPTITSHIQNLENELGTILLNRSGKNVTPTEAGSLLYRHALNIVNMRNMAQFDLGVYKGKVQGHLDISSSSIPKHYVLPYLLKKFTSKYPDVTFSLTDYDSEKVVEGIIDGITDFGIIGAKFNSPQLEYIDLIEDRLVAIVPNNKDYPWKEYEELPIDFLLNKKIILRESGSGTRILLQKKLLEKDLDLDSLNIVAYIEDIEAIKKFVELGVGISFISERAIKKEVSMGSLKPYYIKELDLKRKFYFVYHKKRQLSPLSQTFRDFVIDSISTIE; from the coding sequence TTGGATTTTAGACAATTAGAAACCTTTATAGAAGTAGTAAATAGAAAAAGCTTTTCTAAAGCCGCACAAAAATTATATCTTACACAGCCTACAATTACTAGTCATATCCAGAATCTAGAAAATGAGCTTGGTACTATTTTATTAAATAGGTCTGGAAAAAATGTAACTCCAACTGAAGCAGGTAGTCTTCTTTATAGACATGCACTTAATATTGTCAATATGAGAAACATGGCTCAATTTGACTTAGGTGTTTATAAGGGTAAGGTTCAGGGCCATTTAGATATTAGCTCTAGCTCCATACCAAAGCATTATGTATTACCCTACTTACTAAAGAAGTTTACCAGTAAGTATCCTGATGTTACATTTTCTTTAACTGATTATGACTCTGAAAAAGTAGTTGAAGGTATTATTGATGGCATTACTGATTTTGGAATAATAGGAGCTAAATTCAATTCTCCACAGCTTGAATATATAGATTTAATTGAAGATCGTCTTGTTGCAATTGTGCCAAATAATAAGGATTATCCGTGGAAAGAATATGAAGAGCTACCTATAGATTTTTTGTTAAATAAAAAAATAATACTTAGAGAAAGTGGCTCAGGTACTCGAATATTGCTCCAGAAAAAACTTTTAGAAAAGGATTTGGATTTAGACTCCCTAAATATAGTTGCATACATAGAAGATATTGAGGCTATTAAGAAATTTGTTGAGCTTGGTGTTGGAATAAGCTTTATTTCTGAAAGGGCTATAAAAAAAGAAGTGAGTATGGGATCATTAAAACCATATTATATAAAAGAATTAGATTTAAAAAGAAAATTTTATTTTGTGTATCATAAAAAAAGACAACTCTCTCCTTTGAGCCAAACCTTTAGAGATTTTGTAATTGATTCAATATCTACTATAGAATAA
- the ftcD gene encoding glutamate formimidoyltransferase, translating into MAKIVQCVPNFSEGVDKILIEKIIDEIRKVEGTKLLDYSMDKDHNRCVTTFIGTPEAVEEAAFNACKKAAELIDMSKHKGEHPRMGATDVIPLIPITDVTVEECIEMSKRIGKRIGEELGISVFLYEKSASASHRENLASVRKGQYENMNEKMKDNEWKPDYGPDTLNVKAGATAVGARMPLVAFNVNLGTDNLEIANKIAKSVRGRNGGFTACKALGVEIKERNIVQVTMNMVDYISTPLYRVFDMIEREANRYGVNVIGSEIIGLVPMMALINCADYYLKIENFREDQILEKRIYE; encoded by the coding sequence ATGGCTAAAATAGTTCAATGTGTCCCAAATTTTAGTGAGGGTGTAGATAAAATCCTTATAGAAAAAATCATTGATGAAATAAGAAAAGTAGAAGGGACAAAGCTACTAGATTATTCAATGGATAAGGATCATAACAGATGTGTAACTACTTTTATAGGGACTCCCGAGGCAGTAGAAGAAGCAGCATTTAATGCATGTAAAAAAGCAGCGGAGCTTATAGATATGAGTAAGCATAAGGGTGAGCATCCTAGAATGGGAGCCACAGATGTGATACCTTTGATCCCTATAACTGATGTGACTGTGGAAGAGTGTATAGAAATGTCTAAAAGAATAGGGAAAAGAATAGGAGAAGAACTAGGGATATCTGTATTTCTTTATGAAAAATCTGCAAGTGCCTCTCATAGAGAAAATCTCGCTTCTGTGAGAAAGGGTCAATATGAAAATATGAATGAAAAAATGAAAGATAACGAATGGAAGCCCGATTATGGACCAGATACTCTAAATGTAAAGGCAGGAGCAACAGCAGTTGGAGCTAGAATGCCTCTTGTTGCATTTAATGTTAATTTAGGTACTGATAACTTAGAAATAGCGAATAAAATAGCTAAAAGCGTAAGAGGTAGAAATGGAGGATTTACAGCCTGCAAGGCTTTAGGCGTAGAGATAAAAGAAAGAAACATAGTTCAGGTCACTATGAATATGGTAGACTATATAAGCACGCCACTTTATAGGGTATTTGACATGATTGAAAGAGAAGCTAATAGATACGGAGTAAATGTGATTGGAAGCGAAATAATAGGCTTAGTACCTATGATGGCGTTAATCAACTGTGCAGATTATTATTTGAAGATTGAAAACTTCAGAGAAGATCAGATACTAGAAAAGAGAATATATGAATAG
- a CDS encoding sensor histidine kinase, which produces MSKPSLDLKRMNEIIEKTINTIDSGRKEIFDIAENARKECERIKNEINAIQDKISAVILETDDLAREERRTKSKLMVVSRDFNKYSEQDIRLAYEEANNIKVRLVLKRQEEKELISKRNSLEVSLRKTFEIVEKAERLVSQVGVAMDFLKGNLNDIFETIEDMNKKQSLGIKIIEAQEEERMRVSREIHDGPAQSMANVVLKAELCEKLLNIDLSQAKDELNELKDIARNSIKDVRRIIYDLRPMSLDDLGLIPTLQRYIDKFMEETGINVDLMILDNPEDIKPIIEIACFRIIQEALNNVSKHSKAKEVLIKIEYAVDKLFIVIKDNGIGFEKDKLKRSKDLRGYGLIGMKERAELLSGKLDIISSLGEGTKVLLTIPLEREEVINE; this is translated from the coding sequence TTGTCTAAGCCATCGTTAGATTTGAAAAGAATGAATGAAATAATTGAAAAAACTATTAATACAATAGATAGTGGAAGAAAAGAGATTTTTGATATTGCTGAAAATGCTCGTAAAGAATGTGAACGCATAAAAAATGAAATTAATGCTATTCAAGATAAAATCTCGGCAGTAATATTAGAAACAGATGATTTGGCCAGAGAAGAGAGAAGAACAAAATCTAAGCTTATGGTAGTAAGCAGGGATTTTAACAAATATTCTGAGCAGGATATTAGATTAGCCTATGAAGAGGCAAATAACATAAAAGTAAGGCTAGTTTTAAAGAGACAAGAAGAAAAGGAACTAATTTCTAAGAGAAATAGTTTAGAGGTATCCTTAAGAAAAACATTTGAAATTGTTGAAAAAGCTGAGAGACTTGTATCCCAGGTTGGTGTAGCCATGGATTTCCTAAAGGGAAATCTAAACGATATATTTGAAACCATTGAGGATATGAATAAAAAACAATCTTTAGGAATTAAAATTATCGAGGCTCAAGAAGAAGAGCGTATGAGAGTTTCGAGAGAAATACATGATGGACCAGCTCAATCAATGGCAAATGTGGTATTGAAAGCAGAGCTATGTGAGAAATTGCTCAATATAGACTTAAGCCAAGCAAAGGATGAATTAAATGAATTGAAAGATATTGCTAGAAATAGTATAAAAGATGTAAGAAGAATAATATATGATTTAAGACCTATGTCTTTAGATGATTTAGGCCTTATCCCTACACTTCAAAGGTATATTGATAAGTTTATGGAGGAGACAGGTATTAATGTAGACCTGATGATACTAGATAATCCAGAAGATATTAAGCCTATTATTGAAATAGCGTGTTTTAGAATAATTCAAGAAGCCTTAAATAATGTATCTAAGCATTCAAAAGCTAAAGAAGTATTAATTAAAATTGAATACGCTGTGGACAAGCTTTTTATCGTAATCAAAGATAATGGAATAGGCTTTGAAAAAGATAAACTGAAAAGAAGCAAAGATTTAAGGGGATATGGACTTATTGGCATGAAAGAGAGAGCTGAATTGTTAAGTGGTAAATTAGATATTATTTCTTCCCTAGGAGAGGGCACTAAGGTCTTGCTTACAATACCTTTAGAAAGAGAGGAAGTTATAAATGAATGA
- a CDS encoding chemotaxis protein CheW: MSENQYVVFKLGREEYGIDIMNVREIVQYQESVKIPNAPKFVEGIINFRGNVIPIVCLKKRFGMEGRTADANTRIIVINLNEKQIGFLVDEASQTVRLDDSNIDPTPDIIAGIDRRYITGVGKLDERLIILIDLERVLTEEEKEKIDNLQV; encoded by the coding sequence TTGTCTGAAAATCAATATGTTGTTTTCAAACTTGGAAGGGAAGAGTACGGAATAGATATAATGAATGTTAGAGAAATCGTCCAGTATCAAGAAAGTGTAAAAATACCTAATGCACCTAAGTTTGTTGAAGGAATAATTAACTTTAGAGGTAATGTAATACCTATAGTATGCTTAAAGAAAAGATTTGGCATGGAAGGGCGTACAGCAGATGCAAATACTAGAATAATAGTAATCAACTTAAATGAGAAACAAATTGGCTTTTTAGTTGATGAGGCTTCTCAAACTGTTAGACTTGACGACTCTAATATTGATCCAACACCAGATATAATAGCAGGAATAGATAGAAGGTACATTACTGGAGTTGGTAAGCTTGATGAAAGGCTAATAATCTTAATTGACTTAGAAAGAGTCCTTACAGAAGAAGAAAAAGAAAAAATAGATAATCTCCAAGTTTAG
- a CDS encoding transglutaminase domain-containing protein — protein sequence MTEGEKTQTENMVRSPISWKKLIPIIFIFLIIILAIGTKVIIPNIEYNKAVALYESGSYIEAVEAFKSLGDYKDSEEMLLAAKYGSAKSYFDEKEYYLAISELKELGSYKDSEEMLNESIYLRAKELSHLRKWEEATKLLEEIKDYNDSNDLIQYNIYKFAEEKAYFSKWEEALELVNTIPDYKDSQRLIIKCKYFLALEKADNKDWIAASNLMKEAKNYLNSEVLAKKYVYNFAMEKIDIEDWDSAIETLSTIADYSNSNNLIRQHKVNMALNIPYKALALGTIKEESTEVEDFEKILLNMAINKEYKYEVIYKERLDDDIIDTIFNNLDIADLNVWGKYPEYYSLFNYLDYYSSYSSGNTIIRLMLTDTRFSIEEAEKMISDFEEEAYNIIDKLIEEGKITGDMTEKEKARVLYIWMAHNLKYDVKLSKEGYTGYGATVNRLASCNGYTSLYNMLCKIVGIEVQGVIGSAGGESHIWTLANLDGEKVYIDSTWGDPVPDTKNYCDMTYFAVTEKFLRKTHKW from the coding sequence ATGACAGAAGGTGAAAAAACCCAAACAGAAAATATGGTAAGAAGCCCAATTAGCTGGAAAAAGCTAATTCCTATTATATTTATCTTTTTAATAATTATACTAGCTATAGGAACAAAGGTTATTATCCCAAATATTGAATATAATAAAGCAGTGGCTCTATATGAAAGTGGAAGCTATATTGAAGCAGTTGAAGCATTTAAATCCTTAGGAGATTATAAGGATAGTGAAGAAATGCTCTTAGCTGCAAAATATGGTAGTGCTAAATCATATTTTGATGAAAAGGAATATTATTTAGCCATAAGCGAGTTAAAGGAATTAGGCAGCTATAAAGACAGTGAAGAAATGCTTAATGAAAGCATATACTTAAGGGCTAAAGAACTATCTCATTTAAGAAAGTGGGAAGAAGCCACAAAACTCCTTGAAGAAATTAAGGATTACAATGATAGCAATGATCTAATACAGTATAATATATATAAATTTGCAGAAGAGAAGGCATACTTTAGCAAATGGGAAGAGGCTTTGGAACTAGTTAACACAATTCCTGATTATAAAGATAGTCAAAGATTAATAATCAAGTGTAAGTATTTTCTTGCCTTAGAAAAAGCAGACAATAAGGATTGGATAGCAGCATCTAATCTAATGAAGGAAGCTAAAAACTATTTAAATAGTGAAGTACTTGCAAAAAAATACGTGTACAATTTTGCAATGGAAAAGATAGATATTGAGGATTGGGACTCTGCAATAGAAACTCTTTCAACAATAGCTGATTATAGCAATAGTAATAATTTAATCAGACAGCACAAGGTAAATATGGCATTGAACATTCCCTATAAAGCTTTAGCTTTAGGCACAATAAAAGAAGAATCAACTGAGGTTGAGGATTTTGAGAAAATTCTATTGAATATGGCTATCAACAAAGAATATAAGTATGAAGTTATTTACAAAGAAAGGCTTGATGATGATATTATAGACACAATATTTAACAATCTAGACATAGCAGACCTAAACGTCTGGGGAAAATACCCAGAATATTATTCTTTATTTAACTATCTTGATTATTATAGTTCATATTCTTCGGGCAATACAATAATTAGACTAATGCTTACAGATACAAGATTCAGTATTGAGGAAGCAGAAAAAATGATTAGCGATTTTGAGGAGGAAGCTTATAATATAATAGACAAACTAATAGAGGAAGGCAAAATAACTGGAGATATGACTGAAAAAGAAAAGGCAAGGGTGCTATATATATGGATGGCACATAATTTAAAATATGATGTAAAATTATCAAAGGAAGGCTACACAGGATATGGGGCAACTGTTAATAGGCTAGCATCATGTAATGGGTATACTTCTTTATATAATATGCTATGCAAAATAGTAGGTATAGAAGTACAAGGTGTAATTGGATCCGCAGGAGGTGAAAGTCATATTTGGACTCTTGCGAATTTAGATGGAGAGAAGGTATATATAGACTCAACCTGGGGGGATCCTGTGCCTGATACGAAGAACTATTGTGATATGACCTATTTTGCTGTAACGGAAAAATTCTTAAGAAAAACACATAAATGGTAG
- a CDS encoding response regulator: MNDKKITVMIVDDHSLMREGLKQILELENDIEVVGLVSNGEDSIKYAQQSKPDVILLDINMPKMNGLDVLRRLKDIGVDSKIIMLTIHDDREYLYETVKIGANGYVLKDSDSDTLISAIKDVHKGKSYIQPSLSELLVKDINSIEGKSKEASFIESLTKREYEVLTLIAEGMNNREIAEKLFISEKTVKNHVSKIFKKIDVTDRVQAAIFTFKNNIKKL; encoded by the coding sequence ATGAATGACAAAAAAATAACTGTTATGATAGTAGATGATCATTCTCTAATGAGAGAAGGGCTTAAACAAATACTTGAGCTAGAGAATGATATCGAAGTTGTAGGTTTAGTATCTAATGGAGAAGATTCTATTAAATATGCTCAACAGAGCAAACCAGATGTAATATTACTAGATATAAATATGCCTAAAATGAATGGTTTAGATGTGTTGAGAAGATTAAAGGATATAGGCGTTGATTCTAAAATTATTATGCTAACCATACATGATGATAGAGAATACTTATACGAAACAGTAAAAATAGGTGCAAACGGTTATGTATTAAAGGATTCAGATTCGGATACTTTAATAAGTGCAATAAAAGATGTACATAAAGGAAAGTCTTATATACAACCTAGTTTATCTGAGCTTTTAGTGAAAGACATTAATTCAATAGAAGGTAAAAGCAAAGAGGCATCGTTTATAGAATCCTTAACTAAAAGAGAATACGAAGTACTTACACTTATAGCAGAAGGAATGAATAATAGAGAAATAGCAGAAAAACTTTTTATTAGTGAGAAAACTGTTAAAAACCATGTTTCAAAGATTTTCAAAAAAATTGATGTTACTGATAGAGTACAAGCAGCCATATTTACATTTAAAAACAACATAAAAAAGCTATAA